In a single window of the Arachis hypogaea cultivar Tifrunner chromosome 6, arahy.Tifrunner.gnm2.J5K5, whole genome shotgun sequence genome:
- the LOC112697344 gene encoding WAT1-related protein At3g28050 isoform X1, translated as MARKLLNDLVPLGAMVSMECVNVGLNTLFKAATMKGMSYHVFVVYAYAVAAILLLPAPFISSRSRVLPPLTLPVATKIAFLGLIGCSSQIMGYTGISFSSPTLSSAISNLVPAFTFLLAIAFRMEKVALKSSSSQAKVLGTIVSISGAFVVTLYKGPPIIIIHAPSFSIQHPINNLSSVDQSWAIGGLLLMAEYILVPMWYIVQVQIMKVYPAELTVVFYYNLCVSIMAAIVGIFTETNPGAWKIGVDTALASVLCSGIFGSFLNNAVHTWVLRIKGPVYVAMFKPLSIVIAVAMGVMFLGDSLHLGSLIGATIISIGFYTVMWGKAAEEVDENISNPVLPTTENNVPLLQSYKSDLSEEKHSLI; from the exons ATGGCGAGAAAGTTGTTGAATGATTTGGTTCCTTTGGGTGCCATGGTGAGCATGGAATGCGTGAATGTTGGATTGAACACTCTGTTCAAAGCAGCTACCATGAAAGGCATGAGCTACCATGTCTTTGTTGTTTATGCTTATGCTGTTGCTGCTATTCTGCTTCTTCCTGCTCCCTTCATCTCCTCAAG ATCAAGAGTGCTTCCTCCTCTTACTTTGCCAGTTGCAACTAAAATTGCTTTTCTTGGCCTCATCGG ATGCTCATCTCAGATAATGGGGTACACAGGAATCAGTTTCAGTTCGCCAACTCTTTCTTCGGCGATCAGCAATTTGGTGCCGGCTTTTACCTTCTTGCTCGCCATCGCTTTCAG GATGGAAAAAGTGGCTCTGAAAAGTTCAAGCAGCCAAGCTAAAGTCTTGGGCACCATAGTATCAATATCAGGAGCATTCGTTGTAACTCTTTACAAAGGACCACCGATCATCATTATTCATGCGCCTTCGTTCTCAATTCAACATCCAATTAACAATCTCAGTTCTGTGGATCAAAGTTGGGCCATCGGCGGCCTTCTACTGATGGCTGAGTATATATTGGTTCCTATGTGGTACATTGTACAA GTGCAAATCATGAAGGTGTACCCTGCTGAACTAACTGTTGTCTTCTATTACAATTTATGCGTAAGCATCATGGCCGCAATTGTTGGCATTTTTACAGAGACAAATCCAGGTGCTTGGAAAATAGGAGTAGATACAGCGTTGGCATCTGTCCTTTGCTCT GGAATTTTCGGATCGTTCTTGAACAATGCTGTCCACACATGGGTATTACGCATAAAGGGACCTGTCTACGTCGCAATGTTCAAGCCACTCTCGATTGTCATAGCTGTAGCCATGGGAGTCATGTTTCTTGGTGATTCTCTTCACCTTGGAAG TCTAATTGGAGCAACAATAATATCAATTGGATTTTACACAGTAATGTGGGGTAAGGCAGCAGAAGAGGTGGATGAAAACATCTCAAACCCGGTGTTACCAACTACAGAGAACAATGTTCCTCTCTTGCAAAGCTATAAAAGTGATTTATCTGAAGAAAAACATTCACTTATATAA
- the LOC112697344 gene encoding WAT1-related protein At3g28050 isoform X2: protein MRECWIEHSVQSSYHERSRVLPPLTLPVATKIAFLGLIGCSSQIMGYTGISFSSPTLSSAISNLVPAFTFLLAIAFRMEKVALKSSSSQAKVLGTIVSISGAFVVTLYKGPPIIIIHAPSFSIQHPINNLSSVDQSWAIGGLLLMAEYILVPMWYIVQVQIMKVYPAELTVVFYYNLCVSIMAAIVGIFTETNPGAWKIGVDTALASVLCSGIFGSFLNNAVHTWVLRIKGPVYVAMFKPLSIVIAVAMGVMFLGDSLHLGSLIGATIISIGFYTVMWGKAAEEVDENISNPVLPTTENNVPLLQSYKSDLSEEKHSLI from the exons ATGCGTGAATGTTGGATTGAACACTCTGTTCAAAGCAGCTACCATGAAAG ATCAAGAGTGCTTCCTCCTCTTACTTTGCCAGTTGCAACTAAAATTGCTTTTCTTGGCCTCATCGG ATGCTCATCTCAGATAATGGGGTACACAGGAATCAGTTTCAGTTCGCCAACTCTTTCTTCGGCGATCAGCAATTTGGTGCCGGCTTTTACCTTCTTGCTCGCCATCGCTTTCAG GATGGAAAAAGTGGCTCTGAAAAGTTCAAGCAGCCAAGCTAAAGTCTTGGGCACCATAGTATCAATATCAGGAGCATTCGTTGTAACTCTTTACAAAGGACCACCGATCATCATTATTCATGCGCCTTCGTTCTCAATTCAACATCCAATTAACAATCTCAGTTCTGTGGATCAAAGTTGGGCCATCGGCGGCCTTCTACTGATGGCTGAGTATATATTGGTTCCTATGTGGTACATTGTACAA GTGCAAATCATGAAGGTGTACCCTGCTGAACTAACTGTTGTCTTCTATTACAATTTATGCGTAAGCATCATGGCCGCAATTGTTGGCATTTTTACAGAGACAAATCCAGGTGCTTGGAAAATAGGAGTAGATACAGCGTTGGCATCTGTCCTTTGCTCT GGAATTTTCGGATCGTTCTTGAACAATGCTGTCCACACATGGGTATTACGCATAAAGGGACCTGTCTACGTCGCAATGTTCAAGCCACTCTCGATTGTCATAGCTGTAGCCATGGGAGTCATGTTTCTTGGTGATTCTCTTCACCTTGGAAG TCTAATTGGAGCAACAATAATATCAATTGGATTTTACACAGTAATGTGGGGTAAGGCAGCAGAAGAGGTGGATGAAAACATCTCAAACCCGGTGTTACCAACTACAGAGAACAATGTTCCTCTCTTGCAAAGCTATAAAAGTGATTTATCTGAAGAAAAACATTCACTTATATAA